Proteins encoded together in one Ipomoea triloba cultivar NCNSP0323 chromosome 4, ASM357664v1 window:
- the LOC116016535 gene encoding protein NRT1/ PTR FAMILY 5.2-like has product MASVEEKGVDDGYTKDGTVDLRGNPVLRSKRGGWTACSFVVVYEVFERMAYYGISSNLVLYLTKKLHQGTVKSANNVTNWVGTIWMTPILGAYVADAFLGRYWTFLIACAIYLSGMGLLTLAVSVHGLKPPNCVDPNAADCPKATTLQLAVFFGALYTLAVGTGGTKPNISTIGADQFDEHDPKEKGHKLSFFNWWMFSIFLGTLFANTVLVYIQDNVGWALGYGLPTAGLAISILIFLAGTPYYRHKKPSGSPFTRMARVIVAVLRKWSVPVPADPKELYELDLDEYAKNGKYRIDSTPSLRFMDKAGVKTGSTSPWMLCTVTEIEETKQMLKMLPILVATFIPSTMIAQINTLFVKQGTTLNRKVGNFNIPPASLAGFVTISLLVSVAIYDRLFVPLVRKWTKNPRGINLLQRMGIGTALHIIIMVVASLTEKYRLSVARDHGVVENGGQVPLSIFILLPQFILMGTADAFMEVSKIEFFYDQAPESMKSLGTSYSMTTLGVGNFLSSVLLSNVSRITKRNGHRGWILNNLNASHLDYYYAFFAILNALNFIFFLVVSRFYVYKVEVSDSMVVLRQELEVGSKHKVNSQETSRK; this is encoded by the exons atggcAAGTGTTGAAGAGAAAGGGGTTGATGATGGTTACACAAAAGATGGAACAGTTGACCTCAGAGGCAACCCTGTTCTTCGATCCAAGAGAGGTGGCTGGACTGCCTGTTCCTTTGTTGTTg tatACGAAGTATTTGAACGTATGGCATATTATGGGATCTCATCAAACTTGGTTCTATACTTAACCAAGAAGCTGCATCAAGGTACTGTGAAATCAGCCAACAATGTTACAAATTGGGTTGGCACCATTTGGATGACCCCAATCTTGGGTGCCTACGTGGCCGACGCCTTTCTCGGTCGTTATTGGACTTTCTTAATCGCCTGTGCAATTTATCTTTCG GGAATGGGTCTATTGACACTAGCGGTATCCGTCCATGGCCTAAAGCCTCCAAATTGTGTTGACCCGAACGCGGCCGACTGTCCAAAGGCAACCACATTGCAACTGGCCGTGTTTTTCGGGGCGCTCTACACCTTAGCCGTCGGCACCGGGGGCACAAAGCCCAACATATCGACGATCGGCGCCGACCAATTCGACGAGCATGACCCCAAGGAGAAAGGCCACAAGCTCTCATTCTTCAACTGGTGGATGTTCAGCATATTTCTTGGCACACTCTTTGCCAACACTGTTTTGGTGTACATTCAAGACAATGTGGGCTGGGCCCTTGGGTATGGACTCCCAACCGCTGGCCTGGCGATATCCATACTCATATTTTTGGCAGGCACGCCTTACTATAGGCACAAGAAACCCAGTGGAAGCCCATTTACAAGAATGGCTAGGGTCATAGTTGCTGTCCTTAGGAAGTGGAGTGTACCAGTCCCTGCTGACCCCAAGGAATTGTATGAACTTGACTTGGATGAGTATGCCAAGAATGGGAAATACAGAATTGATTCTACACCATCTTTGAG gTTTATGGACAAGGCTGGGGTGAAAACAGGTTCCACAAGTCCATGGATGCTGTGCACAGTGACAGAAATAGAAGAAACCAAACAAATGCTAAAAATGCTACCAATCTTGGTAGCCACATTCATTCCAAGCACAATGATTGCCCAAATCAACACACTCTTTGTGAAGCAAGGCACCACTCTGAACAGAAAAGTAGGCAACTTCAACATCCCTCCAGCCAGTCTAGCCGGTTTTGTCACCATATCGCTCCTCGTCTCGGTTGCTATATACGACAGGCTCTTCGTCCCCCTCGTCAGGAAATGGACTAAAAACCCTAGAGGCATAAACCTTCTCCAAAGAATGGGAATAGGCACAGCCCTGCACATCATCATCATGGTTGTGGCTTCACTAACAGAGAAGTATAGGCTCAGTGTGGCTAGAGACCATGGCGTCGTCGAAAATGGAGGCCAAGTTCCCTTATCCATCTTCATCTTGCTCCCTCAGTTTATCCTGATGGGAACTGCTGATGCATTCATGGAAGTCTCCAAGATTGAGTTTTTCTATGACCAGGCACCAGAGAGCATGAAAAGCTTGGGGACATCCTATTCCATGACAACCTTAGGAGTTGGGAACTTCCTCAGCAGTGTGTTGCTCTCAAACGTCTCGCGCATCACCAAAAGGAACGGGCACCGAGGATGGATCCTCAACAACCTCAACGCCTCCCACCTCGACTACTACTACGCCTTCTTCGCAATACTCAATGCCCTCAACTTCATTTTCTTCCTAGTTGTGTCTAGGTTTTATGTGTACAAGGTTGAGGTCTCTGACTCCATGGTTGTCTTGAGACAAGAATTGGAGGTTGGGTCAAAACACAAAGTGAATAGCCAAGAAACATCCAGGAAATAG
- the LOC116016534 gene encoding protein unc-13 homolog — translation MSPSTAAAAQHMRPINNSRHPNQGAEEDALLWPFGVVEGLDNGDFKEAAYEIFFSACRSSPGFARGYSQPEALDGGGAAPGSPMKSPGAGVGMAVTSRVKRLLGLKMLKKSSSRRASSGGPIVVAASNTSPAASGGSPKSATAMQARGRRPMTSAEIMRRQMRVTEQSDNRLRKTLLRTLVGQMNRRAETIILPLELLRHLKSSEFNDPQEYHAWQKRQLKILEAGLLRHPSVPLEKSNPHAARFREIFKAAQAKAIDTGKNSELMKGLINSVVSLAWRSPDGSPVDVSHWADGYPFNVHIYIALLGCIFDLKDETRVLDEVDELLELMKKTWSTLGINKAVHNLCFTWVLFEQYFITSQVEPDLLGASLAMLGEVANDAKKADKDPLYVKMLANVMTSMKQWSEKKLLAYHDNFDRGSMGLMEAVLPLVFSATKILEEDVPGYATTEKIRAFAENYAGNRVDKYIRSSIRDAFTKMLEERNINAKTLQMHEASQTLIQLADGTEELAVKERVMFSPVLKKWHPVAAGVAAVALHECYGTLLKQYLAGVTSLTNETVLLLQKAGKLEKVLFKMVAEDTEECEDGGKAMIREMASYEVDSVVITLLRQWIQEKLKKSREIIQRAKDTETWNPKSKNEPYAQSAVELMRQAKEVVDSFFEIPVSISEDFVRNLADGFEQIVREYITFIVSCGSKQSYIPALPPLTRCSQDSRFFKMWKRAASRVGIDSENQKLINEGNHPRPSTSRGTQRLYIRLNTLHYILSHLNSLEKSLALNPRVVPSPRRLSCSYFDQARSTVQVACQIVSEIAAYRLIFLDSNSVFYGSLYLRDVENSRIRPALRILKQNLTLLCAIVTERATPMAIKEVMKACFEAFLMVLLAGGSSRVFTKADHELIEEDFDNLKRLFYTCGEGLMPEDVVDKEAQAVEGVVALMGQSTQQLVENFSLLACEASGIGLMGPGQKLPMPPTTGRWHRSDPNTILRVLCYRNDKVANHFLKKSFQLAKRRG, via the exons ATGTCACCGTCAACCGCCGCCGCGGCACAGCACATGCGCCCCATCAACAACAGCCGCCACCCCAACCAGGGCGCGGAAGAAGACGCCCTCCTGTGGCCGTTCGGGGTGGTGGAAGGGCTGGACAATGGCGATTTCAAGGAGGCGGCGTACGAGATTTTCTTCTCGGCGTGCCGGTCGTCTCCGGGGTTCGCGCGGGGTTACAGCCAGCCGGAGGCGCTAGACGGTGGCGGGGCGGCGCCCGGGTCGCCCATGAAGAGTCCCGGGGCCGGGGTGGGGATGGCGGTGACGAGCAGGGTGAAGAGGTTGTTAGGGTTGAAAATGCTGAAAAAGTCGTCGTCGCGGAGGGCGAGCTCGGGTGGGCCCATCGTCGTCGCCGCCTCCAACACTTCGCCGGCGGCTTCCGGTGGGTCCCCCAAGTCGGCTACGGCTATGCAGGCGCGGGGGAGGAGGCCGATGACGTCCGCCGAGATCATGCGGCGCCAGATGAGGGTGACGGAACAAAGCGATAATAGGCTACGCAAAACTCTCTTGAGGACTCTTGTTGGTCAA ATGAATAGGCGAGCAGAGACAATCATCCTTCCATTAGAGTTACTGCGCCACCTCAAATCATCAGAATTCAACGATCCACAGGAGTACCACGCGTGGCAGAAGCGTCAGCTCAAGATCCTGGAGGCCGGCCTGCTCCGACACCCATCGGTCCCCCTCGAGAAATCCAACCCCCACGCCGCCCGCTTCCGGGAAATCTTCAAGGCGGCGCAGGCCAAGGCGATCGACACCGGCAAGAATTCCGAGCTGATGAAAGGCCTCATCAACTCTGTCGTCTCCTTGGCCTGGAGGAGCCCCGACGGGTCCCCCGTCGACGTTTCCCACTGGGCCGACGGCTACCCCTTCAACGTCCACATCTACATCGCCCTCCTGGGCTGCATTTTCGACTTGAAGGACGAGACCCGCGTCCTGGACGAGGTGGACGAGCTTCTTGAGCTGATGAAGAAGACCTGGTCCACGCTTGGGATAAACAAGGCCGTTCACAATCTCTGCTTCACCTGGGTGCTCTTCGAACAATATTTCATCACGA GCCAGGTGGAGCCTGATCTTCTGGGAGCGTCGCTGGCGATGCTTGGGGAGGTGGCGAATGACGCAAAGAAAGCCGACAAGGATCCTCTGTACGTTAAGATGCTGGCGAATGTTATGACCTCCATGAAACAGTGGTCGGAGAAGAAGTTGCTGGCTTACCATGACAACTTCGACAGGGGATCTATGGGGTTGATGGAAGCCGTTCTCCCTCTAGTTTTCTCAGCCACCAAAATCTTGGAAGAAGACGTCCCCGGATACGCCACCACTGAAAAAATTAGGGCATTTGCAGAGAACTACGCAGGAAATCGGGTGGATAAGTACATCAGATCATCCATCAGAGATGCATTCACAAAG ATGTTGGAAGAAAGGAACATAAATGCGAAGACGCTACAGATGCATGAAGCGAGCCAAACGCTGATACAATTAGCTGATGGGACGGAGGAATTGGCGGTGAAGGAGAGGGTGATGTTCAGTCCGGTGCTGAAGAAATGGCACCCGGTGGCGGCGGGAGTAGCTGCGGTGGCGCTGCACGAGTGTTACGGGACGCTGCTAAAGCAGTACTTGGCCGGCGTGACATCGCTCACCAATGAAACAGTTCTGCTACTGCAGAAAGCTGGGAAACTGGAGAAGGTGCTGTTTAAGATGGTGGCTGAGGACACTGAGGAATGCGAGGATGGAGGGAAAGCCATGATCAGAGAGATGGCTTCTTATGAAGTTGATTCCGTAGTCATAACCCTGTTAAGGCAATGGATTCAGGAGAAATTGAAGAAGTCCAGGGAGATTATCCAAAGAGCAAAAGACACTGAG ACATGGAATCCAAAGTCCAAGAACGAACCATATGCGCAGTCTGCAGTGGAGCTAATGAGGCAGGCCAAGGAAGTTGTGGACAGTTTCTTTGAAATCCCTGTTAGCATCTCCGAGGATTTTGTCAGAAACCTTGCAGATGGTTTTGAGCAGATTGTCCGAGAGTACATTACTTTCATCGTATCATGCG GATCGAAACAGAGTTACATCCCTGCATTGCCTCCCCTGACAAGGTGCAGCCAAGACTCGAGGTTTTTCAAGATGTGGAAGAGAGCAGCGAGCAGAGTGGGGATAGACAGTGAGAATCAGAAGCTGATAAACGAAGGGAACCATCCACGCCCCTCGACGAGCCGGGGGACGCAACGCCTCTACATCAGGCTTAACACTCTGCACTACATTCTCTCCCACCTAAATTCCCTGGAAAAGTCCCTGGCTCTGAACCCCAGAGTAGTCCCTTCGCCCCGAAGGCTGAGCTGTTCCTACTTTGATCAGGCCCGCTCGACTGTCCAAGTAGCCTGCCAAATCGTGTCAGAAATCGCAGCCTACCGCCTCATCTTCCTCGACTCCAACTCCGTCTTCTATGGCAGCCTGTACCTCCGGGACGTAGAGAACTCGCGCATTCGCCCCGCTCTGAGAATCCTAAAGCAAAACCTCACCCTCTTATGTGCAATTGTGACAGAAAGGGCAACCCCAATGGCCATCAAGGAAGTGATGAAGGCCTGCTTTGAGGCCTTCCTCATGGTCCTCCTAGCTGGGGGGAGCTCGAGGGTGTTCACTAAGGCGGATCACGAGCTCATCGAGGAGGACTTCGACAACCTAAAGCGGCTGTTCTACACGTGCGGGGAAGGATTGATGCCCGAAGATGTGGTGGACAAAGAGGCTCAAGCAGTCGAAGGAGTCGTGGCACTAATGGGGCAATCAACTCAACAATTAGTAGAAAACTTCAGCCTTTTGGCCTGTGAAGCCAGTGGGATAGGGCTAATGGGGCCTGGCCAGAAACTCCCAATGCCCCCAACCACAGGAAGATGGCACAGATCAGACCCCAACACAATCTTGAGAGTATTATGTTATAGGAATGATAAAGTTGCTAACCACTTTCTTAAGAAGAGTTTCCAGTTGGCCAAGAGGAGGGGCTGA